In Danio aesculapii chromosome 17, fDanAes4.1, whole genome shotgun sequence, the sequence actgtggaggccatttgaatacagtgaactcattgtcatgttcaagaaaccagtctgagatgattcgcactttatgacgtggcgcgttatcctgctggaagtagccattagaagatggctacactgtggtcataaagggaaacaatactcaggtaggctgtggtgttgacacgatgcacagttggtactaatgggcccaaaaagtgtgccaagaaaatatcccccacaccattacaccaccaccacgaacctaaaccgttgatacaaggcaggactgATCTACAGTAtgcattcatgttgttgatgctaaattctgaccctaccatccgaatgtcgcagcagaaattgaggctcattagaccaggcaacgtttttccaaattTCTATTGGATatccgcttactggatattttctctttttcggaccattctctgtaaaccctagggatggttgtgcgtgaaaatcccagtagatcagcagtttctgaaataatgttaaagtcacttaaatcacctttcttcctcattctgatgcttagtttgaactgcagcagatcgtcttgaccatgtctacatgcctaaatgcattgagttactgccatgtgattgactgattagaaatttgcattaaggagcagttggacaggtgtacttcaTTGTGACTTTAAAACTCTGTTCAGTAGTAGTAATAGTTCTCTATAGAAAGACACAATAGTTTCACTGTAATAGTGGACTGAAAATGGTTCAGTAAATGCAGTATTACTGATTACCTGTGTTGTTTTTTAGGTATGGTCGGAGGAGCATGTTGCTGGTGTCTTATTTGTTTTCCATAGTGTTCAGTGTTACAAGTGCTTTCTCAAGCTCTTACATCATGTTTGCTGCCTTTCGCTTCCTAACTGGTTTAGCACTGACAGGAATCATCAATATATCCATGGTACTCAGTAAGTTACGtttaaaactttcttttttttgctcataataaattatataatgcaTTAAGCTCAGTCATGACACTATTGCTTTTAAGGCTGAACTCTTAAGATAAAGGTTCCAGAATACACTTTTCAAAGTGAAGAACCTTCCAGTCAACCCCTTTTTCACTATAAAGAacctaaaataatttttatgttaatgattttatgtttttaaatgttgtgaatgtGATTAAGAGCAACATTTGAATTGGTTAAATCTCTTGTTAAAGgcatttagttcacccaaaaagcaAAATGATATCTTCATTTATCATAACTTAATAACAATCATAACACACCCTTCACTTTTTCCAAGCCTGTAATGACCAAATATTTTGTAAACCAAACAGAGATGATGGTAACCAACAATTCTATAGTATTGTAGTACTATTAAAGTTGGATTACAAATCAAATCAGACAAGTGTTACTATGCACAAGCAATTGCAATGGAATAACTACTGTATGTGtttaaatatttgctaatgttttgtgaaacatttttgtaacatttctaATAAATACAGGTATTGAATGGGTGGACACTAAGCACCGCACATTTATGGGTGTGTTCGGCAGTATGTCCTGGAGTATAGGCAACATGCTGCTGGCTGGTTTCGCCTATATGGTCACTGATTGGAGGCTGCTGATTGTTATTGTCACTGCTCCTCTTCTTCTTGCTACAGCCACCTGGTGGTAAGGAGACGCAACTACATGTTAGTTTTTTAAAGTGAGGGAAAAGTGTGTCTAAAGGGAATAGTAAGTGTTCCTTACAGTCAGGAAAAGTCAGGAAATTCTTTTCTCAGATGGATGAtctgtcttttttatttcttCCTCTAACACAGTTAATTCACCATTAATTAAACTTGTGTAGTACTGCCTATAGTACATTGATAAatgctcatttacacacattagCTTTTACATTTTCCTTCCTtacattataacatttatttactttatcaaAAAGATCTGTCACTTCCGAAAGTAACTGACTTTGTTAACtgtctcttttatttatttacatatttgcatgttacataattttaaacatttaaaaaataataatttttatattaaaattaaagcaaaaaagaATTGTgcaatttcttaaaataaaatttaataataaaacatttttcgtTTTAGAggtagttttttttgttgttgatggcattaaatctttttttaaaagtagCGTTGTTCATAATTttgtgaatttattattattgttgttattattattattattattattattattattattattaaaattacttcTATTAACTTATACTGAAGGGTTTTCCAACAAACACAGACTTCTTAGagattacatattttaattaaatgttaatttattatataaaatacatacatcccttttcctttggcttagtccctttattcatcaggggtcatgagagagagagagagagagagagagagagagagagagagagagagagagagagagagagagagagagagagagagagagagagagagagagagagagagagagagagagagagagagagagagagagagagagagagagagagagagacagagagagacattTACATTGGTATGAAATGTTGAAGGAGATTATTGTTAATATGTTTATAGGTGGATCCCTGAATCAGCACGGTGGCTAATAGCTAATGGAAAGACAGAAACAGCATACAAGTATCTGCACAAATGTGCTACTTTTAACCAGAGAGGAAACTTCACATCTAGAGTCAAGCCAGAGGTAAACAATATCCTTCTTTGTTGTTTGCAATCATTTAAAATGTCtgcaaaaaacattataaaaaagtgtaaatgctTTCCATCTCAGACTCTGTCCACTGTAGTGACTGTGGATCACCGGGGTCACAGTTACACTTACTTAGACCTACTTAAAACTCCACAGCTGAGGAAACTCACGCTCTTCACCGGCATAGTGTGGTAAGTTTTTATGCATGTGCAACTATAAAGACTGTATTTAGAGAAGCAAAGAACCAACATTCATCCTTTCATTATATACTGTAGGTATGGAGTTGCTTCTACATACTACGGCATCAGCTTAAACATCACAGGCTTTGGACTTGACCCCTACCTGACACACTTCATTTATGCTGCCATAGAGGTGCCAGCGAAAATCCTCATCTACTTCAGCCTCAACAAGGTGGGCCGCAGAAACACTCAGACCGGGACGCTGGTGCTCACAGGATTCTGCATACTCATCAACATAGTCACACCTACAGGTTTGCAGTTCCAACGTGTCATTACAATGTAAAACAAGGCAGTTTTTTAGGCTCAAGTGCATTTTAAATCAGTGCTTCTCCACTCAACAGCTGTTTCACAAGAGAGCTTCTGACATGCAAGAACAAGACCAGCAGGAAGAAACAAATCTAAATGCATATCACAAGATGCTAATTACCATATCATTTGCATTGTTagtataacaaaatatatatatgcgtCAGCTTATTTATAGGGTGCACACAGGCAGTTTATGCTTAACAATGACagttaacaatacatttaaagttaacaaacctttattttttgttttcacagcTTAATTTAGTAGCTTAATTTAGTTAACATAACTTGATTTTTCTGGTTCCCGGAACTCTATCTCACTATAAAAAAGCACTTAGTTCCACAcaataaatttgtgttgggacaacttgaaggagTTAAGTTAACAGTAAAagcatttaagtaaaataaaaaaaaatttcctcccaaaaaaaacgaaatatttaaagaactcaagaatttcagctcattttaaataagtagtttgaataaacagtCAACATATTTTTTAAGTGTACTTATATTACCACTTAATTATCACAACTTATGTTTTCTAGTTATTacaaccaaagtccctttaaggcatgtCATTTCACGGctatctttgaaatgcctctcgtgcagtatgctcaggcattctgtctgaatagggaaacatcaaattctccaaaacagcttaccaagcttatgattacattacatatttggaatcaccaataatattaaacaacatctgtctcataagtttcgtttctaaatgtttgaatgaaacaaaattggcatttttttcaggttgcccaagctaatgtgcatgcgcactcgaaaagaacgagatcatgacaccaacATCATTCATGaccgtgttacacattatcataaTCTGAATAATGCTCCATCAGATCGTGCTGGTCTTCAGAAGTAAtttacaacttggtcttgatgacaaatctcctccagaaatgacagcgactctttgtgaCTGTACTTTGTGTACtgtcatacagattacaaaaccaaaaaacttttgttttcaagtgtagttggttcatttaaaagtacagatcttaagctttatgtggatatatttctaatgtctgtgaagcaagtattcactgagattccagtgtgtcaTAAAAGCACAGGTCTGGTCCAAGTTTCTCTGGAGAAAGGTCAGtttatagtgatcgatgattggctcctgtactagtaggaagggcttcattcaccatattgaccattacacttttccccattcaaaactatacgagtgacacgtctggTGTATTATAGAGTCTTTTTCACAACTTAATTGTTGTAGTTTAATagcaaaagtgttttattttagttttaagaaGACCTTTTTTCATTCTTACAACTTATATTTTCTCATTCTCATtataataaatgctgttttgtaACTAACAGAGAatctgagaggggtctggatgcagacctggtgcagtgcaatctgagctgcatccaatgctttttaatgcgctcacctaaccccacccctaaccctacccgtgaCAGGTAGGTCACTCAGATGACGTCACTCGCTCcgttgagtgcattgtgtctgacattgcatcgctgagtgatgcaatctaagcttgcatcataaaggctgcatccagatactactggAGAATCTACACTGTTAAAAGATTGATTCATGAATAATTCAACAGTTtccagtattttgtgattcatggttgttttatttcaattgtatcacATAGGACATCAAAAGGAAATCTGATTTTCTCTGCCCTCTTCTGTGTGAATGTGTCTTTGTGCTTAGAATACTGGACATTTCGGACGGTAATTGCAGTGTTAGGGAAAGGACTTTCAGAGGCTTCGTTCACGACGGTGATTCTGTACACCACTGAGCTCTATCCTACAGTCATGAGGTCAGCATCTGATGCTGTATGTCCTATTTCAAATGATTAACTCAATTGATGTTGGACATGCTTATGTCATTTGTCTTTCACATTGATAGGCAGAATGGTCTTGGCTTCACCAATTTTATGGCACGTATGGGAGCATCCATTTCTCCTCTTATCATGCTCCTAGAAGACGTTTGGACGCCTCTCCCTGAGGTCATTTTCTGCTCGATGGCCATTTTTTCTGGTGTCATTGCATTGCTTCTCCCTGAAACCAACTATGCAAGTCTGCCAGAAACTGTAGAAGATATTGAGGAAATGAGGTATAAGAAGTTATTTTAGAGTACATTTTATGATACAAGAGAAAGAAccttttttagctgtttttgtctgtatgtttttcattctctgcactgtaaaaaatcctggttgccttaaattgaaacaaattagctttatgagtccattgaactcatattatgttaaaatgacttaaaactgcttcgtaacttatcaaattaagttagaacattagAAACTTAGATTAATAAgtaacaatgaactaaaaacatatgctgttgatctaattgatcatataatattttacagtgtggtattGAATgtggtttgtctgtttgtttattaatttttcattattgtGTTCCTTTTGTAGGAAGAAACCTGTCTATTTCACCAAAAAGGATCAAAGTGCCATCTCTTTAAAGTTGCCCCTCACAGCAGACACAACACAATAATGCGATAAAGACAAGCTGCCGTTTTCTCATAAGCTGTACTTGACATCAATAACCAGTAAAATGAATGATAGTACAGACTGTCTTACTTGCTTTCTTACCTGTAGGAttaaagaaatgtcatcagtgcAACTTTTAAAATGGTTGTTCTGGTTCTCCTTGATTCTGACTGGCTGATCCATTTCAAATCCCTGTTGTAGTTTTGTCTACAGCAATCGCTTTTCACTTAAGGAATGCACTCTTTCATCCAATACTGGTGATGAGTTGATATCCACACATTTCGGTAACTTAAAGTGcagaaaataaatagttttaacgTTTTTAGTTTCAGGTATTTTACTTGTACACTGTGTCTGATTTAAAGTATAAAAGAACAGCCAGAGATAATaaggtactgtatgtgtgtgaagaaaTATCAAATAGGCCCATTtatcataaaattaaaaaaatggaaaCAGGTGGGAACAGTTATACAGAGCTATGTAGTAAATATTGTACTTTTTTGAAAGTACCTACTCGTGTACAtagaatattaaaatgatttattagaCATTTGAGTGCATATTGCTTATAGTGCGTCATTTGTGacacaacattttaattttaattttttttattttagtcattaaCATTCTATCATCCTGCATGAAAAATGCTACAGTAATGTAttataaatacagtgtttttgaaccatactatataAATTACTTCAACATTTTGTGGTAATTTTATAGTTGTTGTGTACTAAAACAATTAGTAATATAAGCATATTACTCGATACTGTATGTTTTCTATAACTACAGGCAccattatgcacatagtttgttgTATGCAAcagtatattttacagtttatcaaTATACAATAGTTGATAGTGTATAGTATgctgtaaaattgtaaaattaaactgtaaaattagcaaaaagttgtaaatactatgatgtatacagtataattaactttactgtagttttttttttactatagtatttttcatgtgctTTGTATAATCAAAGGATAGCATTCAGTGATTAAAGTTGAATTCTTAGTTAagtcaataataatcaataattgttTACAAATGTTTAGTTAATCTCTCCTTTTAAAGTGAGCATACAGCACCATGGACAGCACCCATTCAGACCAGTAGTAGTATGTGGGCTGTGTGTTCCCTGGACAGCTTAATATTTCCCTTAGTCTGACCTCTGTTAATAAGATGTGGAGGTGTCAACAATCTACAACCTGAGGCCTATTCAGCAACTGCCACCAAAAACAAGAATAATGGCAGTTACTGAACCATGAGCAagcaaaacacacacagttgcaattgtcagaattattagctctcatgtaaagtttttattatttaaaaaaatgtttcctgactgctgttcaaaacatttttaaacacaattgttttatttactgATATTAAATTGCTAATTCATTTTGTCTTTGTCAGGGTGACAGtaaataaaggcttaactaggttaataaggttagcTATAGGCAAATTATTAGATGACAAGTGGTTTTTCTGTTaccaatcaaaaataaaattattaagggGACTAATAACATTGACCCTAAAATCATCTAAAATTAACTGGCATGGTGTGAAATAAGTGTTTCCCTTTTAAAAAGCTTTGATTAAAGTTTGATGGACCTGAACATAACAGATTTCAGTTGCTACATGTACAGCCCTCCTAATAATGATACTATGCTGTAGAACCTTTAGATGGCAGTAAAAACAGATTGTGGTGAAAGAACTAAGGAATATGTAAGGAATTTAAGGAATATGTGACTTAACTAATCGTCTCTTTGCAGGCCTAGTGCTGTCAAGTTGCATCACAGCAGATGACTGTGCAAAGCTTTGAGCAAAGTTCAAAACTGTCAGTAAAGAAAAATATTCTCTTCATCAAAGAAATGTGAAagcatctttttctttttttacaaaaatattaagcagcacaactataTTAAACATTGATAAAAATAAGAAATGATTAGTGCCAAATTAGCATAGaaaaattatttctgaaggattttATAATCGATACTGAAGAAATGgctataaaatacattttgcaacactttcAATTAGAAAACTATTCTTTCAAATTTTAACTCATAACAAAACCACCATCTTAACATGACCAAAATTGTATttcacataatataatataatataatataatataatataatataatataatataatataatataatataatataatataatataatataatataatataatataatataatataatataatgggtgtcatggtggcgcagtgcgtAGCACGATCGCCTGACAGCAGGAAGGTGgttttttctgtgtggagtttgcatgctctccctgtgttggcgttggtttccttcgggtgctccggtttaccccacaagttcaaagacatggtacaggtgaattgggaaggctaaattgtccatagtgtatgtgtgtgaatgagt encodes:
- the LOC130244818 gene encoding solute carrier family 22 member 7-like, which translates into the protein MFYCLRIQVTMKFDNILDEADGFGRYQIALVMLLFMPRITIPCHFLLNNFIAAIPSHHCDISSLEADGVFGNLTQEERLTVSVPAQEGTPVSCHMFSHPQFQLLINSSSSTDLPVVECQNGWHFDNSTFISTLATQFDLVCDKRGLAKASATIFFVGVMCGAVFFGVLCDKYGRRSMLLVSYLFSIVFSVTSAFSSSYIMFAAFRFLTGLALTGIINISMVLSIEWVDTKHRTFMGVFGSMSWSIGNMLLAGFAYMVTDWRLLIVIVTAPLLLATATWWWIPESARWLIANGKTETAYKYLHKCATFNQRGNFTSRVKPETLSTVVTVDHRGHSYTYLDLLKTPQLRKLTLFTGIVWYGVASTYYGISLNITGFGLDPYLTHFIYAAIEVPAKILIYFSLNKVGRRNTQTGTLVLTGFCILINIVTPTEYWTFRTVIAVLGKGLSEASFTTVILYTTELYPTVMRQNGLGFTNFMARMGASISPLIMLLEDVWTPLPEVIFCSMAIFSGVIALLLPETNYASLPETVEDIEEMRKKPVYFTKKDQSAISLKLPLTADTTQ